Proteins encoded together in one Diceros bicornis minor isolate mBicDic1 chromosome 18, mDicBic1.mat.cur, whole genome shotgun sequence window:
- the AANAT gene encoding serotonin N-acetyltransferase — protein MSTQSIHYLKPVALRLPPGIPESPSRQRRHTLPASEFRCLTPEDAASVFEIEREAFISVSGTCPLYLDEIRHFLTLCPELSLGWFQEGRLIAFIIGSLWDEGRLTQESLTLHRPGGRTAHLHVLAVHRTFRQQGKGSVLLWRYLHHLGGHPAVRRAALMCEDVLVPFYERFGFYPVGRCAVTVGSLTFTELQCSLRGHSCLRRNSNC, from the exons ATGTCCACACAGAGCATCCACTACCTGAAGCCCGTGGCCCTGCGCCTTCCACCTGGGATCCCAGAATCCCCAAGTCGCCAGCGGCGCCACACACTCCCTGCCAGCGAGTTTCGCTGCCTCACCCCAGAGGATGCTGCTAGCGTGTTTGAGATTGAGCGTGAGG CCTTCATCTCTGTCTCGGGCACCTGCCCCCTGTATCTGGATGAGATCCGGCACTTCCTGACCCTCTGTCCGGAGCTGTCCCTGGGCTGGTTCCAGGAGGGCCGCCTCATCGCCTTCATCATCGGCTCGCTATGGGATGAGGGGAGGCTCACTCAG GAGTCACTGACACTGCACAGGCCAGGTGGCCGCACGGCCCACCTGCACGTGCTGGCTGTGCACCGCACCTTCCGGCAGCAGGGCAAGGGCTCCGTCCTGCTGTGGCGCTACCTGCACCACCTGGGCGGCCACCCAGCCGTGCGCCGAGCCGCGCTCATGTGCGAGGATGTGCTGGTGCCCTTCTACGAGAGGTTCGGCTTCTACCCTGTGGGCCGGTGTGCCGTCACTGTGGGCTCGCTCACCTTCACGGAGCTTCAGTGCTCCCTGCGGGGCCACTCCTGCCTGCGCAGGAACAGCAACTGCTAA
- the RHBDF2 gene encoding inactive rhomboid protein 2: MASTDKNGESTSSVSSSRLQSRKPPNLSITIPPPETPAPSEQASLLPQRPRNPAYLKSVSLQEPRGRWQDGSSEKRPGFRRQASLSQSIRKGTAQWFGVSGDWEVKRQHWQCRSLHHCSVRYGRLKASCQRDLELPSQEGPSFQGTESPKPCKMPKIVDPLARGRAFRHPDEVDRPHAPHPPLTPGVLSLTSFTSVRSGYSHLPRRKRMSVAHMSFQAAAALLKGHSVLDATGQRYRVVKRSFAYPSSLEEDVVDGADTFDSSFFSKEEMSSMPDDVFESPPLSASYFRGIPRSASPVSPDGVQIPLKEYGRAPVPVARRGRRIASKVKHFAFDRKKRHYGLGVVGNWLNRSYRRSISSTVQRQLESFDSHRPYFTYWLTFVHIIITLLVICTYGIAPVGFAQHVTTQLVLRNKGVYESVKYIQQENFWIGPGSIDLIHLGAKFSPCIRKDRQIEQLVLRERDLERDSGCCVQNDHSGCIQTQRKDCSETLATFVKWQDDTGPPMDKSDLGQKRISGAVCHQDPRTCEEPASSGAHIWPDDITKWPICTEQSRSNRTGFLHIDCQIKGRPCCIGTKGSCEITTREYCEFMHGYFHEEATLCSQVHCLDKVCGLLPFLNPEVPDQFYRLWLSLFLHAGLVHCLVSVVFQMTILRDLEKLAGWHRIAIIFILSGITGNLASTIFLPYRAEVGPAGSQFGLLACLFVELFQSWQLLERPWKAFLNLSAIVLFLFVCGLLPWIDNIAHIFGFLSGLLLAFAFLPYITFGTSDKYRKRALILVSLLVFAGLFASLVVWLYVYPINWPWIEYLTCFPFTSHFCEKYDLDQVLH; the protein is encoded by the exons TGTGTCCAGCAGCCGCCTGCAGAGTCGGAAGCCACCCAACTTGTCCATCACCATCCCGCCGCCCGAGACCCCGGCCCCCAGCGAGCAGGCCAGCCTGCTGCCCCAG AGGCCCAGGAATCCAGCCTACTTGAAGAGCGTTAGCCTCCAGGAGCCACGGGGACGATGGCAGGACGGCAGCTCAGAGAAGCGCCCCGGCTTCCGCCGCCAGGCCTCCCTGTCCCAGAGCATCCGCAA GGGCACGGCCCAGTGGTTTGGGGTCAGTGGCGACTGGGAGGTGAAGCGGCAGCACTGGCAGTGCAGGAGCCTGCACCACTGCAGCGTGCGCTACGGCCGACTCAAGGCCTCGTGCCAGCGGGACCTGGAGCTCCCCAGCCAGGAGGGGCCTTCCTTCCAGGGCACCGAGTCTCCAAAACCCTGCAAGATGCCCAAG aTTGTGGATCCGCTGGCACGAGGACGGGCGTTCCGCCACCCTGATGAGGTGGACCGGCCTCATGCGCCGCACCCACCACTAACCCCTGGGGTCctgtccctcacctccttcaccaGTGTCCGCTCTGGCTATTCCCACCTGCCCCGCCGCAAGAGAATGTCTGTGGCCCACATGAGCTTTCAAGCTGCTGCCGCCCTCCTGAAG GGGCACTCGGTGCTGGATGCCACGGGACAGCGGTACCGGGTGGTCAAACGCAGCTTTGCCTACCCCAGCTCCCTGGAGGAGGACGTGGTCGATGGGGCAGACACATTTGACTCCTCGTTTTTTAGTAAG gaagaaatgagctccATGCCCGATGATGTGTTTGAGTCTCCCCCACTCTCTGCCAGCTACTTCCGGGGGATCCCACGCTCAGCCTCCCCGGTCTCCCCCGATGGGGTGCAGATCCCTCT GAAGGAATATGGCCGAGCCCCGGTCCCTGTGGCCAGGCGCGGCAGGCGCATCGCGTCCAAGGTGAAGCACTTTGCCTTCGACCGGAAGAAGCGGCACTACGGCCTGGGCGTGGTGGGCAACTGGCTGAACCGCAGCTACCGccgcagcatcagcagcaccgtGCAGCGGCAGCTGGAGAGCTTCGACAGCCACCG GCCCTATTTCACCTACTGGCTGACATTTGTCCACATAATCATCACGCTGCTGGTGATTTGCACGTACGGCATCGCACCCGTGGGTTTTGCCCAGCACGTTACCACCCAGCTG GTGCTCAGGAACAAAGGTGTGTATGAGAGCGTGAAGTACATCCAGCAGGAGAACTTCTGGATCGGCCCCGGCTCG ATTGACTTGATCCACCTGGGAGCCAAGTTCTCGCCCTGCATCCGGAAGGACAGGCAGATCGAACAGCTGGTGCTGCGAGAGCGAGACCTGGAGCGGGACTCGGGCTGCTGCGTCCAGAATGACCACTCAGGCTGCATCCAGACCCAGCGGAAGGACTGCTCG GAGACTTTGGCTACTTTTGTCAAGTGGCAGGATGATACGGGGCCCCCCATGGACAAGTCTGATCTGGGCCAGAAGCGGATATCAGGGGCCGTATGCCACCAGGACCCCAG AACCTGTGAGGAGCCAGCCTCCAGTGGTGCCCACATCTGGCCTGATGACATCACCAAGTGGCCG ATCTGCACAGAGCAGTCCAGGAGTAACCGCACGGGCTTCTTGCACATAGACTGCCAGATCAAAGGCCGCCCCTGCTGCATCGGCACCAAGGGCAG CTGTGAGATCACAACTCGGGAATACTGTGAGTTCATGCACGGCTATTTCCACGAAGAGGCGACGCTCTGCTCCCAG GTACACTGCTTGGACAAGgtatgtgggctgctgccctTCCTCAACCCCGAGGTCCCGGATCAGTTCTATAGGCTCTGGCTGTCTCTGTTCCTCCACGCTGG CCTGGTGCACTGCCTCGTGTCTGTGGTCTTCCAAATGACCATCCTGCGGGACCTGGAGAAGCTGGCCGGCTGGCACCGCATTGCCATCATCTTCATTCTCAGCGGCATCACTGGCAATCTTGCCAGCACCATCTTCCTCCCGTATCGGGCAGAG gtGGGCCCAGCTGGGTCGCAGTTCGGCCTCCTCGCCTGCCTCTTCGTGGAGCTCTTCCAGAGCTGGCAGCTGCTGGAGCGGCCCTGGAAGGCCTTCCTGAACCTGTCGGCCATCGTGCTCTTCCTCTTCGTCTGCGGCCTCCTGCCCTGGATCGACAACATCGCCCACATCTTCGGCTTCCTCAgtgggctgctgctggccttcgCCTTCCTGCCCTATATCACCTTTGGCACCAGCGACAAGTACCGCAAGCGAGCCCTCATCTTAGTGTCGCTGCTGGTCTTCGCCGGCCTCTTCGCCTCGCTCGTTGTCTGGCTCTACGTGTACCCCATCAACTGGCCCTGGATCGAGTACCTCACCTGCTTCCCCTTCACCAGCCACTTCTGCGAGAAGTACGACCTGGACCAGGTGCTGCACTGA